In Carya illinoinensis cultivar Pawnee chromosome 16, C.illinoinensisPawnee_v1, whole genome shotgun sequence, a single window of DNA contains:
- the LOC122299589 gene encoding uncharacterized protein LOC122299589 isoform X2 — MAAAFGRPKMELPPTAIRRNSESSFLPLSATSLASVESLSMPLVQEVVLSADIRCAECQRRVADVMSRMNESVVVNLLEKKVIIRCKNASAGKATTQQAVATIYRNPLSKVAILRRIFRSSR, encoded by the exons ATGGCTGCTGCTTTTGGTCGTCCTAAAATGGAGCTTCCTCCAACTGCTATCAGAAGAAACTCAGAGAGCAGCTTCCTACCACTTTCTGCAACCAGCCTTGCCTCTGTTGAATCTTTATCCATGCCTCTT GTCCAGGAAGTTGTTCTTTCTGCAGATATTCGATGTGCAGAATGTCAAAGGAGAGTTGCTGATGTAATGTCCAGAATGAATG AGTCAGTGGTGGTGAATTTATTGGAGAAAAAAGTGATAATAAGATGTAAGAATGCGAGTGCTGGCAAAGCAACCACACAGCAAGCTGTTGCTACCATATACAGGAATCCTCTTAGCAAAGTTGCCATTCTCAGGCGGATTTTCCGTTCTTCTCGATGA
- the LOC122299589 gene encoding uncharacterized protein LOC122299589 isoform X1, with product MAAAFGRPKMELPPTAIRRNSESSFLPLSATSLASVESLSMPLVQEVVLSADIRCAECQRRVADVMSRMNETESVVVNLLEKKVIIRCKNASAGKATTQQAVATIYRNPLSKVAILRRIFRSSR from the exons ATGGCTGCTGCTTTTGGTCGTCCTAAAATGGAGCTTCCTCCAACTGCTATCAGAAGAAACTCAGAGAGCAGCTTCCTACCACTTTCTGCAACCAGCCTTGCCTCTGTTGAATCTTTATCCATGCCTCTT GTCCAGGAAGTTGTTCTTTCTGCAGATATTCGATGTGCAGAATGTCAAAGGAGAGTTGCTGATGTAATGTCCAGAATGAATG AGACAGAGTCAGTGGTGGTGAATTTATTGGAGAAAAAAGTGATAATAAGATGTAAGAATGCGAGTGCTGGCAAAGCAACCACACAGCAAGCTGTTGCTACCATATACAGGAATCCTCTTAGCAAAGTTGCCATTCTCAGGCGGATTTTCCGTTCTTCTCGATGA